In the genome of Pseudomonas sp. LBUM920, one region contains:
- the tssE gene encoding type VI secretion system baseplate subunit TssE — protein MVTEIASRDRLQPSLLDRLTDDDPTNPKESADKRVLSLTQLKASVLRDLAWLLNTTSLLDADATLHTPAGTSVVNYGLPALAGNSVSSVDIKALEALIYQAIATFEPRILRHTLRVKARVGHGEMNHNALSFEIEGDLWAQPVPLRLLLQTDLDLESGHVRVVNADQRRRP, from the coding sequence GTGGTAACTGAAATCGCTTCCCGCGACCGTCTGCAACCGTCCCTGCTGGACCGGTTGACCGACGACGACCCAACCAATCCCAAGGAAAGCGCCGACAAACGCGTGCTCTCCCTGACCCAATTGAAAGCCTCGGTGCTGCGCGACCTGGCGTGGCTGCTCAACACCACGTCGTTGCTGGACGCCGATGCCACGCTGCACACCCCGGCCGGTACGTCGGTGGTCAATTACGGCTTGCCGGCACTGGCGGGCAACAGCGTTTCCAGTGTCGATATCAAAGCCCTGGAAGCCCTGATCTACCAGGCCATCGCCACCTTTGAACCGCGTATTTTGCGCCACACCCTGCGCGTCAAAGCCCGTGTCGGCCACGGCGAAATGAACCACAACGCGCTGAGCTTCGAGATCGAAGGCGACCTGTGGGCGCAACCGGTGCCACTGCGCTTGCTGCTGCAAACCGACCTCGACCTGGAATCCGGCCATGTGCGCGTGGTGAACGCCGACCAGCGGAGGCGCCCATGA
- the tssC gene encoding type VI secretion system contractile sheath large subunit yields the protein MTDNTAREGSQILGATEEASEFANLLLQEFKPKTERAREAVETAVRTLAEQALAQTDLVSNDAIKSIESIIAAIDAKLTAQVNQIIHHPDFQQLESAWRGLHYLVNNTESDEQLKIRVLNISKPDLHKTLKKFKGTAWDQSPIFKKMYEEEYGQFGGEPYGCLVGDYYFDQSPPDVELLGELSKVCAAMHSPFIAAASPTVMGMGSWQELSNPRDLTKIFTTPEYAGWRSLRESEDSRYIGLTMPRFLARLPYGAKTDPVEAFAFEENTDGADSSKYTWANAAYAMAVNINRSFKHYGWCSRIRGVESGGEVENLPAHTFPTDDGGVDMKCPTEIAISDRREAELAKNGFMPLLHKKNTDFAAFIGAQSLQKPAEYDDPDATANANLAARLPYLFATCRFAHYLKCIVRDKIGSFKEKDEMQRWLQDWILNYVDGDPAHSTETTKAQHPLAAAEVIVEDVEGNPGYYNSKFYLRPHYQLEGLTVSLRLVSKLPSAKSA from the coding sequence ATGACTGACAATACCGCCCGCGAAGGCTCCCAGATCCTGGGTGCCACCGAAGAAGCCAGCGAGTTCGCCAACCTGCTGCTGCAAGAATTCAAACCCAAGACCGAGCGTGCCCGCGAAGCCGTGGAAACCGCTGTGCGCACCCTGGCCGAACAGGCCTTGGCACAGACGGACCTGGTGTCCAATGACGCGATCAAGTCGATTGAGTCGATCATCGCCGCCATCGACGCCAAGCTCACCGCTCAGGTCAACCAGATCATCCATCACCCGGATTTCCAACAGCTGGAAAGCGCCTGGCGTGGCCTGCACTACCTGGTCAACAACACCGAGAGCGACGAGCAACTGAAGATTCGCGTGCTCAACATCTCCAAGCCGGACCTGCACAAGACCCTGAAGAAATTCAAGGGCACCGCGTGGGACCAGAGCCCGATCTTCAAGAAGATGTACGAAGAAGAATACGGCCAGTTTGGCGGCGAACCGTACGGCTGCCTGGTCGGCGACTACTACTTCGACCAGTCGCCACCCGACGTGGAGCTGCTGGGCGAGCTGTCGAAAGTCTGCGCCGCCATGCACTCCCCGTTCATCGCTGCGGCGTCGCCGACCGTGATGGGCATGGGCTCGTGGCAGGAACTGTCGAACCCGCGCGACCTGACCAAAATCTTCACCACGCCGGAATACGCCGGCTGGCGCTCGCTGCGTGAATCGGAAGATTCGCGCTACATCGGCCTGACCATGCCGCGCTTCCTGGCGCGCCTGCCGTATGGCGCCAAGACCGATCCGGTGGAAGCCTTCGCCTTCGAAGAAAACACCGACGGCGCCGACAGCTCCAAGTACACCTGGGCCAACGCCGCCTACGCGATGGCGGTGAACATCAACCGCTCGTTCAAACACTACGGCTGGTGCTCGCGCATCCGTGGCGTAGAGTCCGGCGGTGAAGTGGAAAACCTGCCGGCCCACACGTTCCCGACCGATGACGGTGGCGTGGACATGAAGTGCCCGACCGAAATCGCTATCAGCGACCGCCGTGAAGCGGAACTGGCGAAGAACGGTTTCATGCCGCTGCTGCACAAGAAAAACACCGACTTTGCCGCCTTCATCGGTGCCCAGTCGTTGCAGAAACCGGCTGAATACGACGACCCGGACGCCACCGCCAACGCCAACCTGGCCGCGCGCCTGCCGTACCTGTTCGCCACCTGCCGTTTCGCGCACTACTTGAAGTGCATCGTGCGCGACAAGATCGGTTCCTTCAAAGAGAAGGACGAGATGCAGCGCTGGTTGCAGGACTGGATCCTCAACTACGTCGACGGCGACCCGGCGCACTCCACCGAAACCACCAAGGCCCAGCACCCATTGGCTGCCGCCGAAGTGATCGTGGAGGACGTCGAAGGCAACCCGGGTTACTACAACTCCAAATTCTACCTGCGCCCGCACTATCAGCTTGAAGGGCTGACCGTGTCGTTGCGTCTGGTATCGAAGCTGCCTTCGGCGAAAAGCGCGTAA
- the tssH gene encoding type VI secretion system ATPase TssH, whose product MGEISRAALFGKLNSVAYKAIEAATVFCKLRGNPYVELAHWFHQLLQLQDSDLHRIIRQFNVEPARLARDLTEALDRLPRGSTSITDLSSHVEEAVERGWVYGSLMFGESQVRTGYLVLGILKTPSLRHALLGLSSEFDKIKAEALSERFDEYVGDSPENALSASDGFNAGAVPGEASGAMAPSAMGKQEALKRFTVDLTEQARSGKLDPIVGRDEEIRQLVDILMRRRQNNPILTGEAGVGKTAVVEGFALRIVAGDVPPALKDVELRSLDVGLLQAGASMKGEFEQRLRQVIEDVQASPKPIILFIDEAHTLVGAGGAAGTGDAANLLKPALARGTLRTVAATTWAEYKKHIEKDPALTRRFQVVQVAEPSEDKALLMMRGVASTMEKHHQVQILDEALEASVKLSHRYIPARQLPDKSVSLLDTACARVAISLHAVPAEVDDSRRRIEALETELQIIAREHAIGIAIGARQSNSEALLSAERERLATLESRWAEEKTLVDELLATRATLREKAGVVDSGNDELRAQLVDLQQRLTVLQGETPLILPTVDYQAVASVVADWTGIPVGRMARNELETVLNLDQHLKKRIIGQDHALQMIAKRIQTSRAGLDNPSKPIGVFMLAGTSGVGKTETALALAEAMYGGEQNVITINMSEFQEAHTVSTLKGAPPGYIGYGEGGVLTEAVRRKPYSVVLLDEVEKAHPDVHEIFFQVFDKGVMEDGEGRVIDFKNTLILLTTNAGTELISQVCKDPANIPEPEEIAKALRQPLLEIFPPALLGRLVTIPYYPLSDEMLKAITRLQLNRIKKRVETTHKVAFDYDDAVVDLIVSRCTETESGGRMIDTLLTNSLLPDMSREFLTRMLEGKALAGVRISTRDNELHYDFSDAD is encoded by the coding sequence ATGGGTGAAATCAGTCGCGCCGCACTGTTCGGCAAACTCAACAGCGTGGCCTACAAGGCCATCGAAGCCGCCACTGTGTTCTGCAAACTGCGGGGCAACCCGTACGTGGAACTGGCCCACTGGTTTCACCAGTTGCTGCAACTGCAGGACTCGGACCTGCACCGTATCATTCGCCAGTTCAACGTCGAGCCCGCCCGCCTGGCCCGTGACCTGACCGAAGCACTGGACCGCCTGCCACGCGGCTCGACGTCGATCACCGACCTGTCGTCCCATGTGGAAGAAGCGGTGGAACGCGGTTGGGTCTACGGCAGCCTGATGTTCGGCGAAAGCCAGGTGCGCACCGGTTACCTGGTGCTCGGCATTTTGAAAACCCCAAGCCTGCGCCATGCACTGCTGGGCTTGTCGTCCGAGTTCGACAAAATCAAAGCTGAAGCACTGAGCGAACGCTTCGACGAATACGTCGGCGACTCGCCCGAAAATGCATTGAGTGCCAGCGACGGCTTCAATGCCGGCGCTGTACCCGGCGAAGCCAGCGGCGCCATGGCACCGAGCGCGATGGGCAAGCAGGAGGCGCTCAAGCGCTTTACCGTGGACCTGACCGAACAGGCCCGCAGCGGCAAGCTCGACCCTATCGTCGGGCGTGATGAAGAGATCCGCCAACTGGTGGATATCCTCATGCGTCGGCGCCAGAACAACCCGATCCTCACTGGCGAGGCCGGTGTGGGCAAGACCGCCGTGGTCGAAGGCTTCGCCCTGCGCATCGTCGCCGGTGACGTGCCGCCCGCGCTCAAGGACGTGGAGCTGCGCAGCCTCGACGTGGGCCTGCTGCAAGCCGGCGCCAGCATGAAAGGCGAGTTCGAACAGCGCCTGCGCCAGGTCATCGAAGACGTCCAGGCCTCGCCCAAGCCGATCATCCTGTTCATTGACGAAGCCCACACGCTGGTGGGTGCCGGTGGCGCTGCCGGGACCGGTGACGCCGCCAACCTGCTCAAGCCCGCCCTCGCCCGCGGCACCTTGCGTACCGTGGCCGCGACGACGTGGGCTGAGTACAAAAAACACATCGAGAAGGACCCGGCGCTGACTCGCCGCTTCCAGGTCGTGCAAGTGGCCGAGCCGTCGGAAGACAAGGCGCTGCTGATGATGCGCGGCGTGGCCTCGACCATGGAAAAACACCACCAGGTGCAGATCCTCGATGAAGCCCTGGAAGCTTCGGTGAAGCTGTCGCACCGCTACATTCCGGCGCGCCAGCTGCCGGATAAATCCGTGAGCCTGCTGGACACCGCCTGCGCTCGCGTCGCCATCAGCCTGCATGCCGTGCCGGCCGAAGTCGACGACAGCCGCCGTCGCATCGAAGCGCTGGAAACCGAGCTGCAAATCATCGCCCGCGAGCATGCCATCGGCATCGCCATCGGGGCACGCCAGAGCAACAGCGAAGCCTTGCTGAGCGCTGAACGTGAACGCCTCGCGACGTTGGAAAGCCGCTGGGCCGAAGAGAAAACCCTGGTCGATGAGCTGCTCGCCACCCGTGCAACCCTGCGCGAGAAAGCCGGTGTTGTGGACAGCGGCAACGATGAGTTGCGCGCACAGCTGGTGGACCTGCAACAACGCCTCACCGTCCTGCAAGGCGAAACCCCGCTGATCCTGCCGACCGTGGATTACCAGGCGGTGGCCTCGGTGGTCGCCGACTGGACCGGCATCCCGGTGGGCCGCATGGCGCGCAACGAACTGGAGACGGTGCTTAACCTCGACCAGCACCTGAAAAAACGCATCATCGGCCAGGACCACGCCCTGCAGATGATCGCCAAGCGCATCCAGACCTCTCGCGCCGGTCTCGACAACCCGAGCAAGCCGATTGGCGTGTTCATGCTCGCCGGCACCTCGGGTGTGGGCAAGACCGAAACCGCGCTGGCGCTGGCTGAAGCCATGTACGGCGGTGAGCAGAACGTCATCACCATCAACATGAGCGAGTTCCAGGAAGCCCACACCGTGTCGACCCTCAAGGGCGCGCCACCGGGCTATATCGGCTACGGCGAAGGCGGCGTGCTGACCGAAGCGGTGCGGCGCAAACCCTACAGTGTGGTGCTGCTGGACGAGGTGGAAAAAGCCCACCCGGACGTGCACGAGATCTTCTTCCAGGTGTTCGACAAGGGCGTGATGGAAGATGGCGAAGGCCGCGTGATCGACTTCAAGAACACCCTGATCCTGCTGACGACCAACGCCGGCACCGAGTTGATTTCTCAGGTGTGCAAAGACCCGGCGAATATTCCCGAGCCGGAAGAAATCGCCAAGGCGTTGCGCCAGCCATTGCTGGAAATTTTCCCGCCGGCGCTGCTCGGCCGTTTGGTGACGATTCCTTACTACCCGCTGAGCGACGAGATGCTAAAGGCTATTACCCGCCTGCAACTCAACCGCATCAAAAAGCGTGTGGAGACGACGCACAAAGTAGCCTTCGACTACGACGACGCGGTGGTCGATTTGATCGTCTCGCGCTGCACCGAAACCGAAAGCGGCGGGCGCATGATCGACACCCTCCTGACCAACAGCCTGCTGCCGGACATGAGCCGAGAATTCCTCACGCGCATGCTCGAAGGCAAGGCGCTGGCGGGTGTGCGTATCAGCACCCGGGATAATGAATTGCACTACGACTTCAGCGACGCCGATTGA
- the tssA gene encoding type VI secretion system protein TssA → MDVPLLLAAVSATSPCGEDMEYDAQFLQLERDAKGQPERSMGDSILPAEPPEWRSIQQQSLDLLQRSKDLRITHFLLQSSLALQGVAGLAEVLTLINALLREYWADLHPRLDADDDNDPTVRINALSGLTSDATIRLLRESILTRSRTFGPVSLRAALNASGLMSFPDEQLGAQQLNAAFLDSDPEQLQATRDALSAARAACEAIEQQVSDQVGSAQGVDLSLLKQPLKQALQVLNQFVPNSDTSSEPEAVSDDNAPSVDFAAAPAAPRPTGDIASRDDVLRSLDKILAYYTRHEPSSPLPVLLNRAKNLVHADFAAIVRNLIPDGMSQFENLRGPDGE, encoded by the coding sequence GTGGATGTGCCGTTGCTGCTCGCCGCCGTTTCCGCGACTTCGCCATGTGGCGAAGACATGGAATATGACGCGCAATTTCTCCAACTGGAGCGTGACGCCAAGGGCCAACCCGAGCGCAGCATGGGCGACTCTATCCTGCCCGCGGAGCCACCGGAATGGCGCAGCATCCAGCAGCAAAGCCTCGACTTGTTGCAGCGCAGCAAAGACCTGCGCATCACCCACTTTCTGTTGCAAAGCTCCCTCGCTCTTCAGGGTGTGGCCGGGCTGGCCGAAGTCCTCACGCTGATCAACGCGCTGCTGCGCGAGTACTGGGCCGACCTGCACCCGCGCCTGGATGCCGACGACGATAACGACCCCACCGTACGCATCAATGCCTTATCCGGCCTGACCAGCGACGCAACCATTCGTCTGCTGCGCGAAAGCATCCTCACGCGCTCGCGCACGTTCGGGCCGGTGAGCCTGCGTGCCGCGCTGAACGCCAGCGGCCTGATGAGCTTCCCCGATGAACAGCTCGGTGCCCAGCAACTCAACGCGGCATTTCTGGACAGCGATCCCGAACAACTGCAAGCCACGCGCGATGCCTTGAGCGCCGCGCGCGCCGCCTGCGAAGCCATCGAACAACAGGTCAGCGACCAGGTCGGTTCGGCCCAGGGCGTGGACCTCAGCCTGTTGAAGCAACCGCTCAAGCAGGCGCTGCAAGTCCTCAACCAATTCGTACCGAACAGCGATACCAGCAGCGAACCCGAGGCCGTCAGTGACGACAATGCCCCCTCGGTCGATTTCGCCGCTGCCCCCGCCGCACCGCGCCCCACTGGCGACATCGCCAGCCGCGATGACGTGCTGCGCAGCCTCGACAAGATCCTTGCGTACTACACCCGTCACGAGCCTTCGAGCCCGCTGCCGGTGCTGTTGAACCGGGCGAAGAATCTGGTGCACGCCGACTTCGCGGCCATCGTGCGCAATCTGATTCCCGACGGCATGTCCCAATTTGAAAACCTGCGCGGCCCGGACGGCGAGTAA
- the tssG gene encoding type VI secretion system baseplate subunit TssG yields MESQARAASDPVNTLDAMHQEPWEYDFFQALRRIECESPQLPRLGHSLRLADDPLRLGQQADCTFAPATLASVDPGGEGKPARLEQFFFGLGGPNGPLPLHITEYVRERQRNNADSTSKQFLDVFHHRLLSLFYRAWAEARPTVSHDRPDDDYWSARLAALSGRGMPSLLNQGLIPDTAKLHYSGHLSAQTRYPDGLKAILSEYFGLPVEIEEYVGQWLELPERSRVSVSANQLGVDFCLGSHVWDRQHKFRIRLGPLTLDDYMGMLPGSQPFNELVAWVAEYLGHELDWDLNLILQQPEVPALQLNGQFRLGFNTWLGRPEHDANDLILARHYADHATTSRNPEHG; encoded by the coding sequence ATGGAAAGCCAAGCCCGGGCGGCGTCCGACCCTGTGAACACACTGGATGCGATGCATCAGGAGCCCTGGGAATACGATTTCTTCCAGGCGCTGCGGCGTATCGAGTGCGAATCGCCGCAGCTGCCGCGCCTGGGCCACTCCCTGCGCCTGGCGGATGACCCGTTGCGCCTAGGGCAACAGGCCGATTGCACCTTCGCCCCGGCCACTTTGGCCTCGGTGGATCCCGGTGGCGAGGGCAAACCAGCGCGGCTTGAGCAGTTCTTCTTCGGCCTCGGCGGCCCCAACGGCCCGTTGCCGCTGCACATCACCGAGTATGTGCGCGAGCGCCAGCGCAACAACGCCGACAGCACCAGCAAGCAGTTTTTGGACGTGTTCCACCATCGCCTGCTCAGCCTGTTTTACCGGGCCTGGGCTGAGGCGCGGCCAACGGTCAGCCACGACCGCCCGGATGACGATTACTGGTCGGCACGCCTGGCGGCGCTGAGCGGCCGAGGAATGCCGAGCCTGCTGAATCAGGGGTTGATTCCCGACACGGCGAAGCTGCATTACAGCGGCCACCTGTCAGCGCAAACCCGCTACCCGGATGGGCTTAAGGCGATTCTGAGCGAGTATTTCGGCCTGCCGGTGGAGATCGAAGAATACGTCGGCCAATGGCTGGAATTGCCCGAGCGCAGCCGCGTCAGCGTCAGCGCCAACCAGTTGGGCGTGGATTTTTGCCTGGGCAGCCACGTGTGGGACCGCCAGCATAAATTCCGCATCCGCCTCGGCCCGCTCACGCTGGATGACTACATGGGCATGCTGCCCGGCAGCCAGCCGTTCAACGAGCTGGTGGCGTGGGTGGCCGAGTACCTGGGCCATGAACTGGACTGGGACCTGAACCTGATTTTGCAACAACCCGAAGTACCGGCGCTGCAGCTCAATGGCCAGTTCCGCCTGGGCTTCAACACCTGGCTCGGCCGACCCGAGCATGACGCCAACGACCTAATCCTGGCTCGGCATTACGCCGACCACGCCACCACCTCAAGGAATCCAGAGCATGGGTGA
- a CDS encoding type VI secretion system tube protein Hcp — protein MAVDIFIKIGDIKGESMDKAHKDEIDVLNWSWGMAQSGNMHVGGGGGAGKVNIQDLSLTKYVDKASPNLMMHCASGKHIDKVKLTVRKAGGESQVEYMVINLEEVLVTSLSTGGSGTDDRLTENVTLNFAQVMVDYQPQKADGTKDGGAIKFGWNIRSNTKR, from the coding sequence ATGGCTGTTGATATTTTCATCAAGATCGGCGACATCAAGGGCGAGTCCATGGACAAGGCCCACAAGGACGAAATCGACGTGCTGAACTGGAGCTGGGGCATGGCTCAGTCCGGCAACATGCACGTTGGCGGTGGCGGCGGTGCGGGCAAGGTGAATATCCAGGACCTGTCGCTGACCAAGTACGTCGACAAGGCTTCGCCAAACCTGATGATGCACTGCGCCAGCGGCAAGCACATCGACAAGGTCAAGCTGACTGTGCGCAAGGCCGGTGGCGAAAGCCAGGTCGAGTACATGGTGATCAACCTGGAAGAAGTGCTGGTCACGTCCCTGAGCACCGGCGGCTCGGGCACCGATGATCGCCTGACCGAAAACGTCACCCTGAACTTCGCCCAAGTGATGGTCGACTACCAGCCGCAGAAAGCCGACGGCACCAAAGACGGCGGCGCGATCAAGTTTGGCTGGAACATCCGTTCCAACACCAAGCGCTGA
- the tssF gene encoding type VI secretion system baseplate subunit TssF — MNPRLLELYNQELHHVRESAAEFAKEYPKIASRLTLSGMDCADPYVERLLEGFAYLTARVQLKLDAEYPTFTHNLLEIAYPHYLAPTPSMTVVQLQTDPDEGSLASGFPLPRDTVLRAALGRETQTCCEYRTAHPVTLWPLQVSGAEYFGNPAAVLGRLAASEPKAKAGLRLTLRTGAELPFNSLDLDNLPLYLSGADEQPFRLYEQLLGNACAVFARKPGGDWVERLPHDALRSRGFDDADAAMPVVARAFQGYRLLQEYFALPHRFLFVEFAELSRAVKRCDGQELELIVLFDRHEPSLEGSVGPAQFMPFCTPAINLFPKRVDRIHLSDRVNEHHVIADRTRPMDFEIHSLSGITGHGTGPEQPFLPFYAVRDPSRYGRDQAYYTLRREPRVLSSDQRRNGPRSTYVGSETFVSLVDSQQAPYRHDLRQLGVTALCTNRDLPLFMSVGNGKTDFTLADSAPVLSVRCVAGPSRPRASHAHDAKAWRLISQLSLNYLSLSEQGQGAGALRELLRLYGDSNDAALQLQIEGLREVSSKAVTRRLPMPGPIVFGRGLEITLEFDENAFRGTGVFLLGAVLERFLARYVSINSFTETVIRTTERGEIMRWKAKPGRRPTL, encoded by the coding sequence ATGAACCCGCGCCTGCTGGAGCTGTACAACCAGGAACTGCACCACGTGCGCGAAAGCGCCGCCGAGTTCGCCAAGGAATACCCGAAGATCGCCAGTCGGCTGACCCTGTCCGGTATGGACTGCGCCGACCCGTACGTCGAACGCCTGCTCGAAGGTTTTGCCTACCTCACCGCCCGCGTGCAACTCAAGCTCGACGCCGAGTACCCGACCTTCACCCACAACCTGCTGGAAATCGCCTACCCGCACTACCTGGCGCCGACGCCGTCGATGACCGTGGTGCAATTGCAGACCGACCCGGATGAAGGCTCGCTGGCCAGCGGTTTCCCGTTGCCGCGCGACACCGTGTTGCGTGCCGCGCTGGGCCGCGAGACCCAGACCTGCTGCGAGTACCGCACCGCGCACCCGGTGACGCTGTGGCCGTTGCAGGTCAGCGGCGCCGAGTACTTCGGCAACCCTGCCGCCGTGCTCGGCCGCCTGGCCGCCAGCGAGCCGAAGGCCAAGGCCGGTTTGCGCCTGACCCTGCGCACCGGCGCCGAATTGCCGTTCAACAGCCTCGACCTCGACAACCTGCCGCTGTACCTCAGCGGCGCCGACGAGCAGCCGTTTCGCCTCTACGAACAATTGCTGGGCAACGCCTGCGCGGTGTTTGCGCGCAAACCCGGCGGTGATTGGGTCGAACGCCTGCCGCACGACGCGTTGCGTTCGCGCGGCTTTGACGACGCCGATGCGGCCATGCCGGTGGTGGCCCGCGCATTCCAGGGCTATCGCCTGTTGCAGGAATACTTCGCCCTGCCCCACCGCTTCCTGTTCGTCGAATTCGCCGAACTGAGCCGCGCGGTCAAACGCTGCGACGGCCAGGAGCTGGAATTGATCGTGCTGTTCGACCGCCACGAGCCGAGCCTGGAAGGCAGTGTCGGCCCGGCGCAGTTCATGCCGTTCTGCACGCCGGCGATCAACCTGTTCCCCAAACGCGTGGACCGTATTCATTTGTCTGACCGCGTTAACGAACACCACGTGATTGCCGACCGCACGCGGCCAATGGATTTCGAGATTCACTCGCTGAGCGGCATCACCGGCCACGGCACCGGGCCGGAGCAGCCGTTCCTGCCGTTCTATGCGGTGCGCGACCCGTCACGTTATGGGCGCGATCAGGCTTACTACACGCTGCGCCGCGAGCCGCGCGTGTTGTCCAGCGACCAGCGCCGCAACGGCCCGCGCTCTACCTACGTGGGCAGCGAAACCTTTGTCAGCCTGGTCGACAGCCAGCAAGCGCCCTACCGCCACGACTTGCGCCAACTCGGCGTGACCGCGCTGTGCACCAACCGCGATCTGCCGTTGTTCATGAGCGTGGGCAACGGCAAGACCGACTTTACTTTGGCCGACAGCGCACCCGTGTTGTCGGTGCGCTGCGTCGCCGGCCCGAGCCGCCCACGCGCCAGCCACGCGCATGACGCCAAGGCCTGGCGCCTGATCAGCCAGTTGTCGCTCAACTACCTGTCGCTGAGCGAACAGGGCCAGGGCGCCGGCGCTTTGCGTGAACTGCTGCGCCTGTATGGCGACAGCAACGACGCGGCGCTGCAACTGCAAATCGAAGGCCTGCGCGAAGTCAGCAGCAAAGCCGTGACCCGGCGCTTGCCGATGCCTGGCCCGATCGTGTTTGGCCGTGGGTTGGAAATTACCCTGGAATTCGATGAAAACGCGTTTCGCGGCACCGGCGTGTTTCTGCTCGGTGCGGTGCTGGAGCGCTTCCTGGCACGCTACGTGTCGATCAACAGTTTTACCGAGACGGTGATCCGTACCACCGAACGCGGCGAGATCATGCGATGGAAAGCCAAGCCCGGGCGGCGTCCGACCCTGTGA
- the tssB gene encoding type VI secretion system contractile sheath small subunit, protein MAKQSSQKFIARNRAPRVQIEYDVELYGAEKKVQLPFVMGVMADLAGKPAEPLAPVADRKFLEVDVDNFDSRLKAMQPRVAFHVPNELTGEGNLSLDITFENMDDFSPAAVARKVDSLKQLLEARTQLANLLTYMDGKTGAEEIIMKAIKDPALLQALASAPKPAGDQ, encoded by the coding sequence GTGGCGAAGCAAAGTTCTCAGAAATTCATCGCGCGCAACCGTGCGCCTCGAGTGCAGATCGAGTACGACGTCGAGCTTTACGGCGCCGAGAAAAAGGTCCAGCTGCCCTTCGTGATGGGTGTGATGGCCGACCTCGCCGGCAAGCCTGCCGAACCGCTCGCACCCGTGGCCGACCGCAAGTTCCTTGAGGTGGACGTCGACAACTTCGACTCGCGCCTCAAGGCCATGCAGCCACGCGTAGCGTTCCACGTACCGAACGAGCTGACCGGCGAAGGCAACCTGAGCCTGGACATCACTTTCGAAAACATGGACGACTTCAGCCCGGCCGCCGTGGCCCGCAAGGTCGATTCGCTCAAGCAACTGCTCGAAGCCCGCACCCAGCTGGCCAACCTGCTGACCTACATGGACGGCAAGACTGGCGCTGAAGAAATCATCATGAAGGCGATCAAGGACCCGGCACTGCTTCAGGCACTTGCCAGCGCGCCTAAGCCTGCAGGGGACCAGTAA